AGGTTTTATTGGGTCGTATATCGATAAGATTACCGAATCTCATTCCATGTCTTATTTCTTCGCAGTATTTACAGTGATACCGATGATAGCGGCAGTATTGCTTATTTTAGGCAATAAAAAAATAAAAAAGATGATGCATGGAATTGACTAATTCATAGAAAATTAGTGTATCTTCAAGCGATTTTTATCAAAATAAAAACGAAACCTGAGTTATAAAACAATTATTGAAATTATATGAATCAAGAAAAAGATCAAATTCTTGTAGCGCATCTGGCCAAGCAGGGTATAGATGACAAGATGGTGAGTGGGCATCCCGCCGGATTATTTGTACTATTTTTCACGGAGATGTGGGAGCGTTTTAGCTACTATGGTATGCGGGCTTTATTGACCTTATTTTTAATCAGTACGATTGCTGACGGTGGATGGGAATGGAGCAATGCGCAGGCGATGCAGTTGTATGGGACTTATACTGGTCTTGTTTATCTGACCCCATTGATCGGTGGTATGATTGCGGATAAATTGACTGGTTTTAAGAAGGCTATCTTGATTGGCGCATTGATTATGACATTAGGACACTTGTCTATGGCGTTTGAAGCTGTCCACTCAAACTTCTTCTATTTAGGGTTACTCTTAATGATTTTAGGGAATGGGATGTTTAAACCTAATATTTCTTCGATGGTAGGAAATTTATACCCAGACAAAAGTTCAAAGAAGGACGCAGGATATACAATTTTTTATATGGGTATTAACGCTGGTTCATTTTTAGGGATGCTCCTATGTGGTTATATCGGTGAAAAAATAGGTTGGCATTATGGGTTTGGACTGGCTGGAGTATTTATGTTCTTCGGTATGCTACAATTCTATTTTGCACAGCGCATATTTGGTATTATCGGTAACACGCCCAAAGCGTTACAGGCTCATCATGACGAAAAGGTCAAAAATCAGGAAGATATTGATGAAGTTATTCCCGGAAATGTTGTTAGAGACCGCCTTATCGTCGTCACAATATTTATGTTGGCCAGCGTGGTCTTCTTTCTTTCTTTCGAACAGGCCGGCGGTTCAATGTCAATATTTGCGAAGGATTACACGCAGCGTGTCTTGTCAGGAAGTTCTGCGATTACATTCAAATGGATTGATACAATTTTGACCATTGTACCCATCGTCATTGTAACGATTGTTTTGACAGCATTGGCTAGAAAAATATATAAACAATATCCGTTGACAATTTTGTTTACAGCAATTTCATTCGGTATTATCTGGGGTTTGGGCTTATGGAAAATATTTCGGGAGATCGGTATAACGGGCTCGGAAGTTGGAGCTTCGTGGTTTCAAATACTAAACGCATTTTTTATTATTTCTCTTGCATCTTCATTCAGTAAATTCTGGGAAAAGGTATGGAACCCTTCTGGGCCCGTAAAATTTGCACTGGGTTTGATATTAGTCGGTATTGGATTTGCTGCGCTAGCTTATGGCGCCAATGACATTCCGCAGGGTGCTAAAACAGCATCAGTCAGTATGATCTGGCTTGTTGTAGCCTACTTTTTCCATTCTGCAGGAGAACTTTGTCTATCACCTGTTGGGCTATCTTACGTAAGTAAACTCTCTCCGAAGAAATTTTTGGGCCTTTTGTTTGGATGTTGGTTTTGTGCTTCCGCAATCGCAAATTTCATTGGCGGATTTTTAGGCTCTTATATTGATAAAATCACAGAGGAACATTCCATGTCTTATTTCTTTATGATATTTGCTATAGTTCCCGGTGTTACCGCGCTTTTATTGATTGCGTTCAATCCGATATTGAAAAAAATGATGCATGGTATCAATTAATTCCCTGAGGGAATCCATCTAAAAGGAAGCGTGGGCTTATGATCATGATCATAAGCCCACGCTTCCTTTTACATAATAAGGATTTAGAATATTCAAATCTGGTCTGTCACTTTCATCAATAGTTTATCGATGCGGTTTCCATCCATATCAAGAACTTCAAAAATAAAGTTTTTAAATTGGATACGCTCCCCTTCTTCGGGTACATGATCTAA
The genomic region above belongs to Sphingobacterium zeae and contains:
- a CDS encoding peptide MFS transporter, which produces MNQEKDQILVAHLAKQGIDDKMVSGHPAGLFVLFFTEMWERFSYYGMRALLTLFLISTIADGGWEWSNAQAMQLYGTYTGLVYLTPLIGGMIADKLTGFKKAILIGALIMTLGHLSMAFEAVHSNFFYLGLLLMILGNGMFKPNISSMVGNLYPDKSSKKDAGYTIFYMGINAGSFLGMLLCGYIGEKIGWHYGFGLAGVFMFFGMLQFYFAQRIFGIIGNTPKALQAHHDEKVKNQEDIDEVIPGNVVRDRLIVVTIFMLASVVFFLSFEQAGGSMSIFAKDYTQRVLSGSSAITFKWIDTILTIVPIVIVTIVLTALARKIYKQYPLTILFTAISFGIIWGLGLWKIFREIGITGSEVGASWFQILNAFFIISLASSFSKFWEKVWNPSGPVKFALGLILVGIGFAALAYGANDIPQGAKTASVSMIWLVVAYFFHSAGELCLSPVGLSYVSKLSPKKFLGLLFGCWFCASAIANFIGGFLGSYIDKITEEHSMSYFFMIFAIVPGVTALLLIAFNPILKKMMHGIN